A part of Carassius carassius chromosome 32, fCarCar2.1, whole genome shotgun sequence genomic DNA contains:
- the ralgapa1 gene encoding ral GTPase-activating protein subunit alpha-1 isoform X2 — translation MIIISSSKHLGMFSKKPHGDVRKSTQKVLDPKKDVLTRLKHLRIVIENAEPAELKHLFEQNYSHIYYVFFENFVTIEVNLKQKGHKSQREELDSILFIFEKILQLLPERIQGRWQFHSIGLILKKLLHTGNSLKIRREGVRLFLLWMQALQHNALREQLWIFACLIPGFPAPQSELGPRTLDNLISPPLNLQEREAQVTPEEISPLVPPQSGDKSQEDLTGYFLEALLKYMAKSLEWKCKENHEKGFAFLFANFKKYYLPHIFPNFSKETSLYNPILEVPPMRPKPYYIVVKRDPETNEALYCTKENFLNARVIFIRWLVSFWLEPRSNTGTHIPGMEGENVPKNIQRAAAGLAARGEDGGPRQDGLDGGGTGEPEQSHSNTSTLTEREPSSSSLCSMDEEHLTDIEVVRRVLCSSRTNVNFITEIFRQAFLLPMCEAAAMRKVVRVYQEWISLQDKPVFMREPEEDRFTGQPDSTHEQRTDKEEEDIGLTVSVHNRNPNWCSRNSWSKSSDSVELEYNVHAGVQATLQVFITNSSNVFLLEAANELKSLLEEQVDMCKRVLNIYRSLVMHETMNQKTWEQILLVLLRVTECVMKRPPSIMPYGKKSNTLSGRLAGAVFQTLIVAWIKGNLNVYISRELWDDLLSVLSSLTCWEELVTEWSLTMETLTKVLARNLYSLDLNELPLDKLSEQKQKKHKGKGGAHECQKITVDRSFSKGWSRDPPGQAAVMRQRSATTAGSPGIEKARSIVRQKTVALRSCSTGDSLLSSAFIRSAKSAPVLIHPVHPLLPDSVLTPLADELSDLEEPPIVQRGSRIRHCSQSEETPSSEVFSASGELEQPPLPRSSSASDIMEPFIAERVKGALPVSDSPSLSSHFTTTTTESPHSSPVPHQLTDPHQLPDSQASLEVGESIYDHLCQMPGQQPPFIPDWSCPAAASTNQIEGEGEEDVFSALGEICSKEDKVEAGVDNRQMQFWGSGDWALEWDKEMEQSEKSLYECLEECDWDISVSTQPAEGSKVTQLHRQNATDRASESELSPQACQVVPRPKLSHPDPKKHHSGGVHVSFRPSTESVQFHNPLDPKEAPWKTRLRRLGHFSSHSVGASGAAAKGVGEGVTCCESVERDRGSISGARRGRLGRPTLRPRGSRSRSQESGCSPSRQQQAALLGGVYKSMVHALSKPKAQAASPQRHSKAPPSEAHLKDLYTHVMGYFGRKTSANKDELTPKMRPMSNDAGSSNPNVSDLMDEFIQERLRARSTTGMTRRGSSPGSLEIPKDLPELLNRQNATRPADDPGVPSEWTSPASASGSDLISSDSQSDSFNAFQYDSKFENFIFPPETSALAYVDQDSLGGAGQTAEEQELSSLTTLHIDSETSSLSQHGLSADTVTITGSESASPMHSLGGSRSQTPSPATLTAEHVQHKDLQLDEKMHHSVLQTPDDLETSEFPTEDCSVMAGGTLSGWHADVATVMWRRMLGILGDVNSIKDPEIHAQVFDYLCELWQNLAKIRDNLGISLDNQSSPPPPDLIPPLRILTPWLFKATMLGERYKQGKLHAYKLICKIMKRRQDVSPNSDFLTHFYNIMHCGLLHQDQDIVNTIIKHCSPRFFSIGLPGATMLILDFIVAASRVTACSSLNAPRVEAQILLGSLVCLPNLYNELPALHPTTADILMTKFTDVKEHIIKHILTSARDEPSAPARCVALCSLGIWLCEELVHGTQHPQIKEALNVICVTLKFSNKTVALVASDILHLLINYVDELQKFPPDTPKKIVEVLIATITYLLPATESSPHELDKRLVVSLLLCLLDWVMALPPTTLLQPVQGASDKEKTDKSILSCIYKVLHGCVYGAQSFSNPSYFPIPLSDLSSPDYDPFLLLENLKEPEPLHSPDSERSSKLQPVTEVRSRIQQGLISIAARTVISHLVNHLGHYPMSGGPATLTSQVCENQDNPYSESADLTPELFDAPNLQFFVLNGTTLLSYLQIRAEDGLPGGGMSAGLTTTSACVRVIVRDISGKHSWDSAVLYGPPHCITPSQTLHLYSSSNQAGGDRERGQDEDSLDRSNQEEPDDGTFQENEEDLDEHVEDVKEDREEEELEDEEEEAGLELMAPQAKRQCREVIPSWDSLQDGEDSLDEMLQYLGYSSPECLQRTGALLNIPAPPPTCVSEKQENEVINAILKQCAEERDFTLHRGNDLNMRAVVQQEPSPQRPQSAFYYCKLLLNILGMNSWEKRNSFHLLKKNEKLLRELKNLDSRQCRETHKIAVFYVAEGQEDKHSILSNTAGSQAYEDFVSGLGWEVNLTSHCGFMGGLQRNKSTGLTMPYFATSTVEVMFHVSTRMPPDSDDSLTKKLRHLGNDEVHIVWSEHSRDYRRGIIPTEFGDVLIIIYPMKNHMYSIQIIKKPEVPFFGPLFDGAIVDGNILPTVVRATAINASRALKSLIPLYQNFYEERARYLETIVQHHLEPTTFEDYAARVFCPAPFHHLSSEAGSCIESQLAESPAIQVDGSDLASPMSPRASKSRMSMKLRRSSGSANKT, via the exons GTCTCATTCTGAAGAAACTGCTACACACTGGAAACTCCCTAAAG ATCCGGAGGGAAGGGGTGCGTCTCTTCCTTCTGTGGATGCAGGCTCTGCAGCACAACGCTCTGAGAGAGCAGCTCTGGATCTTCGCCTGTCTAATCCCAGGATTCCCTGCACCACAGTCCGAGCTAGGCCCTCGAACACTGGATAATCTGATCAGCCCTCCTCTTAACCTTCAGGAGCGTGAGG CTCAAGTGACCCCGGAGGAGATCAGTCCCCTGGTGCCGCCCCAGTCAGGAGACAAATCCCAGGAAGATCTAACTGGCTACTTCCTGGAGGCTCTACTAAAATACATG GCCAAAAGTCTAGAATGGAAGTGCAAGGAGAACCACGAGAAGGGGTTTGCCTTCTTGTTCGCCAATTTCAAAAAGTATTACCTGCCCCATATCTTCCCCAACTTCTCCAAGGAGACCAGTTTGTACAATCCAATCCTGG AGGTTCCACCCATGAGACCAAAGCCTTACTACATAGTTGTAAAAAGAGACCCAGAGACCAATGAAGCCCTGTACTGCACTAAAGAGAACTTCCTCAATGCCAGAGTCATATTTATCCGCTGGCTGGTCTCCTTCTGGCTGGAGCCGCGGTCAAACACAGGAACACACATCCCTGGCATGGAAGGAGAAAACGTGCCAAAGAACATCCAG AGAGCGGCGGCAGGCCTGGCTGCCCGAGGTGAGGATGGCGGCCCCAGACAAGATGGTCTGGATGGAGGTGGAACTGGCGAACCGGAGCAGTCCCACTCTAACACCAGCACCCTGACGGAGAGAGAGCCCAGCTCCTCCAGCCTCTGCAGCATGGACGAAGAACACCTCACCGACATTGAGGTGGTGCGCCGGGTCCTGTGCTCCTCTAGAACCAATGTCAACTTTATCACTGAAATCTTTCGACAG GCGTTTCTGCTCCCCATGTGTGAGGCCGCAGCCATGCGTAAGGTGGTGCGAGTGTATCAAGAGTGGATCTCTCTGCAGGATAAGCCTGTGTTTATGAGAGAGCCAGAGGAAGACCGATTCACAGGCCAGCCGGACTCCACCCACGAGCAGAGAACTGATAAAGAAGAGGAG GATATTGGGCTCACGGTGTCCGTTCACAATCGAAACCCTAATTGGTGTAGTAGGAATTCTTGGAGTAAATCCTCTGATTCTGTGGAATTGGAGTATAATGTCCATGCTGGTGTCCAGGCCACACTACAG gtTTTCATCACCAACTCCTCCAACGTCTTCCTTCTGGAGGCAGCCAATGAGCTGAAGTCACTTTTGGAAGAGCAGGTTGACATGTGCAAACGTGTGCTCAATATATACCGCAGTCTGGTCATGCATGAAACCATGAACCAGAAGACCTG GGAGCAGATCTTGCTGGTGTTGCTGAGGGTAACTGAGTGTGTGATGAAGAGGCCTCCATCTATTATGCCTTATGGGAAGAAGAGTAACACTTTATCGGGCCGTTTGGCTGGGGCCGTTTTTCAG ACTCTGATTGTGGCCTGGATCAAAGGGAATCTGAATGTGTACATCTCTCGGGAGCTGTGGGACGACCTGCTGTCTGTACTCTCATCTCTCACCTGCTGGGAGGAGCTGGTCACTGAGTGGTCCCTCACCATGGAGACACTTACCAAGGTACTAGCACGCAACCTTTACAGCCTGGACCTGAACGAGCTGCCCCTGGACAAGCTCAGTGAGCAGAAACAGAAAAAACACAAAGGCAAAG GTGGCGCCCACGAGTGCCAGAAAATCACTGTGGATAGGTCGTTCTCCAAAGGCTGGAGTCGAGACCCACCAGGCCAGGCTGCTGTCATGAGACAGCGCAGCGCTACCACTGCTGGCTCACCAGGCATCGAGAAGGCCAGAAGCATCGTCAGACAGAAGACAGTGG CTCTGCGTAGTTGCTCTACGGGGGACAGTCTGCTGTCCTCAGCCTTTATCCGCAGTGCTAAAAGCGCACCTGTCCTGATCCACCCCGTACACCCTCTTCTGCCTGATTCTGTCCTCACTCCCCTAGCTGACGAGCTGTCAG ACCTGGAGGAACCTCCCATTGTCCAGCGCGGGTCACGGATCCGCCACTGCTCTCAAAGTGAGGAGACCCCATCATCCGAGGTGTTTTCCGCTTCCGGTGAGCTGGAGCAGCCTCCGCTCCCCCGCAGTAGCAGCGCCTCTGACATCATGGAGCCCTTCATCGCAGAACGGGTCAAAggtgcacttcctgtctctgacagtccctctctctcctcccacTTTACCACCACCACCACTGAGTCCCCCCACAGTTCCCCCGTCCCACACCAGCTTACTGACCCACACCAACTCCCTGACAGCCAGGCATCCCTGGAGGTGGGCGAAAGCATCTATGACCATCTCTGCCAGATGCCAGGGCAGCAACCCCCCTTTATCCCTGATTGGTCCTGTCCAGCAGCAGCCTCGACCAATCAGATCGAGGGAGAAGGGGAGGAGGACGTCTTCAGCGCTTTAGGGGAGATTTGTAGCAAAGAGGACAAAGTGGAAGCAGGTGTAGATAACAGGCAGATGCAGTTTTGGGGCAGTGGGGATTGGGCGCTAGAATGGGATAAAGAGATGGAGCAGAGTGAGAAAAGTTTGTACGAGTGTTTAGAAGAATGTGATTGGGATATAAGTGTTAGTACGcagccagcagagggcagcaaAGTCACACAGTTACACCGGCAGAATGCCACTGACAGGGCTAGCGAGAGCGAGCTTAGTCCGCAGGCTTGCCAGGTTGTACCGAGGCCCAAGCTATCCCATCCTGACCCCAAAAAGCACCACAGCGGTGGTGTCCACGTCAGCTTCCGCCCATCCACAGAGTCTGTGCAGTTTCACAACCCTCTGGACCCCAAAGAGGCACCCTGGAAGACCCGTCTCCGCCGTCTTGGCCACTTCAGCAGCCACTCGGTTGGGGCAAGCGGGGCAGCGGCGAAGGGTGTGGGGGAGGGGGTCACCTGTTGCGAGTCGGTCGAGCGGGATAGAGGCTCCATCAGCGGGGCTAGACGCGGCCGACTCGGTCGCCCGACTCTCCGCCCACGGGGGTCCCGTTCTAGGTCTCAGGAGTCAGGGTGCAGCCCATCACGGCAGCAGCAGGCGGCGCTGTTGGGCGGGGTGTATAAGTCTATGGTCCACGCTCTCTCCAAACCCAAGGCCCAGGCGGCGTCGCCCCAGCGTCACAGCAAAGCGCCTCCCTCTGAGGCCCACCTGAAGGACCTGTACACTCACGTTATGGGCTATTTTGGAAGAAAAACATCAG CCAATAAAGATGAGCTGACACCGAAGATGAGGCCCATGTCCAACGATGCTGGCAGCAGCAACCCTAATGTCAGTGACCTCATGGACGAGTTCATCCAGGAGAGACTGAGGGCCAGAAGCACTACT GGTATGACGAGGCGTGGCAGTAGCCCAGGAAGTTTGGAAATCCCCAAAGATCTACCAGAGCTCCTGAACCGTCAGAACGCCACGCGTCCTGCAGACGACCCCGGTGTGCCCTCTGAATGGACCTCCCCAGCCAGCGCCAGTGGAAGTGACCTCATAAGCTccgacagccaatcagattcttTCAATGCTTTTCAGTATGACAGCAAATTTGAAA ATTTCATCTTCCCCCCTGAAACATCTGCTCTGGCTTATGTGGATCAGGATAGTTTGGGAGGAGCAGGTCAGACCGCAGAGGAACAGGAGCTTTCCAGTCTCACAACACTCCACATTGACTCCGAGACCAGCAGCCTCAGTCAGCACGGCCTGTCAGCTGACACTGTCACCATTACTg GTTCTGAGAGTGCGTCTCCAATGCACTCTCTGGGAGGCTCACGATCACAGACGCCATCCCCCGCCACGCTGACTGCTGAACACGTCCAGCATAAAGATCTACAGCTGGATGAGAAAATGCACCACTCTGTGCTGCAGACCCCTGATGACCTTG AAACCAGTGAGTTTCCAACAGAGGACTGTAGTGTGATGGCTGGCGGCACTCTCTCCGGCTGGCATGCTGATGTCGCCACAGTGATGTGGAGGAGAATGCTAGGAATTCTGGGAGATGTCAACTCCATCAAGGACCCTGAGATCCATGCACAGGTCTTTGACTACCTCTGTGAACTCTGGCAGAACCTGGCCAAG ATCCGAGACAATCTTGGGATCTCTCTTGACAACCAGTCGTCTCCACCTCCGCCAGATCTGATTCCACCTCTGCGGATTCTGACTCCCTGGCTTTTCAAA GCCACTATGTTGGGCGAACGCTATAAGCAGGGGAAACTCCATGCCTATAAGCTCATCTGTAAGATAATGAAGAGAAGACAGGATGTTTCACCTAACTCTGACTTCCTTACGCACTTCTACAACATCATGCACTGCGGCTTGCTTCACCAAGaccag GACATTGTGAACACCATCATTAAGCACTGCTCTCCACGTTTCTTCTCTATTGGACTTCCTGGTGCCACTATGCTCATCCTGGACTTCATCGTGGCAGCGAGTCGTGTAACTGCCTGCTCGTCCCTCAAT GCTCCACGGGTGGAGGCTCAGATCTTGTTGGGCTCCTTGGTGTGCCTCCCAAACTTGTACAATGAACTTCCTGCCCTGCACCCCACAACTGCTGACATCCTCATGACGAAATTCACAGATGTCAAG GAGCATATAATCAAGCACATCCTGACCTCTGCCAGAGATGAGCCTTCTGCACCAGCAAG GTGTGTGGCTCTCTGTAGTCTGGGTATTTGGCTCTGTGAAGAACTGGTTCATGGCACTCAGCATCCGCAGATCAAAGAAGCTCTTAATGTCATCTGTGTCACTCTCAAG TTCTCAAATAAAACCGTTGCTCTGGTGGCCTCAGACATTTTGCACCTGCTCATCAATTATGTGGACGAACTCCAGAAATTCCCGCCTGACACTCCAAAGAAAATAGTGGAG GTCCTTATTGCAACCATCACTTACCTTCTTCCAGCCACAGAGTCCTCCCCTCATGAGCTGGACAAGAGG CTGGTCGTGTCTCTGCTGCTATGCTTGCTGGACTGGGTGATGGCTCTACCTCCAACAACTCTCCTGCAGCCAGTCCAAGGAGCCTcagacaaggaaaaaactgacAAGTCCATCCTCAGCTGCATCTATAAA GTCCTCCATGGCTGTGTATATGGGGCTCAGAGCTTCAGTAACCCCAGTTACTTCCCCATTCCCCTGTCAGACTTGAGCAGCCCAGACTACGACCCCTTCCTGCTACTGGAGAACCTGAAGGAGCCAGAGCCACTTCATTCACCCGACTCTGAACGCTCCTCTAAACTGCAGCCCGTCACTGAAG TGAGGAGTCGTATTCAGCAAGGCCTGATTTCAATTGCGGCACGCACGGTCATATCCCACCTGGTCAACCACCTGGGTCACTATCCGATGAGTGGTGGTCCAGCCACTCTGACCAGCCAGGTATGCGAGAACCAGGATAACCCGTACAGCGAGAGCGCAGACCTGACCCCTGAACTCTTCGACGCACCCAACTTACAGTTCTTTGTGCTCAATGGCACCACCCTGCTGTCCTATCTACAGATTCGGGCAGAGGACGGCCTGCCCGGTGGCGGGATGTCAGCTGGCCTCACCACCACCAGTGCCTGCGTTCGAGTGATCGTGAGGGACATTTCCGGAAAACACTCCTGGGACTCTGCTGTACTGTATGGCCCACCTCATTGCATCACTCCTAGTCAAACTTTGCACCTCTACTCATCCTCCAATCAAGCAGGGGGCGATAGAGAACGTGGCCAAGATGAGGACAGTCTAGATAGAAGCAATCAAGAAGAACCAGATGATGGTACTTTTCAGGAGAACGAGGAGGACCTGGATGAACACGTGGAGGATGTGAAAGAAGACCGGGAGGAGGAAGAActtgaggatgaggaggaagaggcaGGGCTGGAACTGATGGCCCCACAGGCCAAACGGCAGTGCAGAGAGGTGATCCCAAGCTGGGACTCTCTGCAGGATGGAGAGGACTCCCTGGATGAAATGTTGCAGTACCTGGGATACTCCAGCCCAGAGTGCCTGCAACGTACTGGCGCACTGCTCAACATTCCAGCCCCGCCGCCCACCTGTGTGTCCGAGAAGCAGGAGAACGAAGTCATCAATGCCATCCTGAAGCAGTGTGCCGAAGAGCGGGACTTTACGCTGCATCGTGGGAATGACCTGAACATGAGGGCCGTAGTACAGCAAGAGCCAAGCCCACAGAGACCACAGTCAGCCTTTTACTACTGCAAACTGCTCCTCAACATACTAGGCATGAACTCCTGGGAGAAGAG GAACAGTTTCCACCTGCTGAAGAAGAACGAAAAACTACTGAGAGAGCTGAAGAATCTGGATTCAAGGCAGTG TCGTGAAACGCACAAGATTGCTGTGTTTTACGTGGCAGAGGGGCAGGAAGACAAGCACTCAATTCTATCCAACACGGCCGGGAGTCAGGCCTATGAGGACTTTGTGTCAGGCCTGGGCTGGGAG GTGAACTTAACGAGTCATTGTGGTTTCATGGGCGGCCTGCAGAGGAACAAGAGCACGGGTTTGACCATGCCTTACTTCGCCACCTCTACAGTCGAAGTGATGTTTCACGTTTCCACACGCATGCCTCCGGACTCAGACGACTCGCTCACTAAAAAG CTGAGACACTTGGGTAACGATGAAGTGCACATCGTTTGGTCCGAGCACTCGCGGGACTACCGGAGAGGCATCATTCCTACTGAGTTTGGAGACGTGCTCATCATCATCTACCCCATGAAGAACCACATGTACAGCATCCAGATCATCAAAAAACCAGAG GTGCCGTTCTTTGGTCCCTTATTTGATGGAGCCATAGTGGATGGAAATATCTTACCCACAGTGGTGCGAGCCACAGCCATCAACGCCAGCAGAGCTCTGAAATCCCTCATCCCTCTTTACCAAAATTT